One Kitasatospora sp. NBC_01287 DNA window includes the following coding sequences:
- a CDS encoding albusnodin family lasso peptide: protein MSDLVHTEATIEDDAAPVEIGDAAALTEGQGQGSSEDKRRAYNC from the coding sequence ATGAGCGACCTGGTCCACACCGAGGCCACCATCGAGGACGACGCCGCGCCGGTCGAGATCGGCGACGCGGCGGCCCTGACTGAGGGCCAGGGCCAGGGCAGCAGCGAGGACAAGCGCCGCGCCTACAACTGCTGA
- a CDS encoding IclR family transcriptional regulator, with the protein MASTPAAASTGSERASAGSVQSVERAFQLLEALADSGGVATLSELSGTSGLPMPTIHRLVRTLAQQGYVRQDTARRYTLGPRLIRLGETAGRLLGSWARPYLAELMEATGETANLAVLEGGEVVYVGQVQSRRSMRMFTEVGRRVQPHCTGVGKALLAQLPEDEARAVLGTQPLPAHTEFTVTDVEELFAQLAQAREAGYVVDDQEQEIGVRCIAVAVPGAPTPTALSVSGPEARIRALEGQTGSSELVPVMRQIAHRLGTVLAP; encoded by the coding sequence GTGGCCAGCACCCCTGCCGCAGCTTCGACCGGATCCGAGCGCGCCTCCGCGGGGAGCGTGCAGTCCGTCGAGCGCGCCTTCCAACTCCTGGAAGCGCTCGCCGACTCGGGCGGCGTCGCCACCCTGAGCGAGCTCTCCGGCACGTCGGGCCTCCCGATGCCGACCATCCACCGGCTGGTTCGTACCCTCGCACAGCAGGGATATGTCCGCCAGGACACAGCGCGGCGCTACACCTTGGGTCCGCGCCTGATCCGGCTGGGCGAGACCGCCGGGCGGCTGCTCGGCAGCTGGGCCCGACCGTATCTGGCCGAACTGATGGAGGCCACTGGCGAAACCGCCAACCTGGCCGTGCTGGAGGGCGGCGAGGTGGTCTACGTGGGCCAGGTGCAGTCGCGCCGCTCGATGCGGATGTTCACCGAGGTCGGCCGCCGGGTCCAGCCGCACTGCACCGGCGTCGGCAAGGCGCTGCTCGCCCAACTCCCCGAGGACGAGGCCCGCGCCGTGCTCGGCACCCAACCCCTGCCCGCGCACACCGAGTTCACCGTGACGGACGTCGAGGAGCTGTTCGCCCAGCTGGCCCAGGCGCGCGAGGCCGGGTACGTGGTGGACGACCAGGAGCAGGAGATCGGCGTGCGCTGCATCGCCGTCGCCGTGCCGGGCGCGCCGACCCCCACCGCCCTCTCGGTCTCCGGCCCCGAGGCGCGGATCCGGGCGCTGGAGGGGCAGACGGGCTCTTCGGAACTGGTGCCGGTGATGCGGCAGATCGCGCACCGGCTGGGGACCGTGCTGGCGCCCTGA
- a CDS encoding ribonuclease domain-containing protein, which yields MQTLLRALKSRTASVVTVGLLTLAPTAVFASDAHADVSGDICQSALPSQADHTLDLIAQGGPFPYSEDGETFQNREGVLPSEPYGFYQEYTVTTPGAGNRSTRRIVTGEDGSDYYTSDHYESFSLIDFSC from the coding sequence ATGCAGACTCTTCTACGCGCGTTGAAGTCGCGTACCGCCTCCGTCGTCACCGTCGGCCTGCTCACCCTGGCCCCGACCGCCGTCTTCGCCTCCGACGCCCACGCGGACGTCAGCGGCGACATCTGCCAGTCCGCGCTGCCCAGCCAGGCCGACCACACCCTCGACCTGATCGCGCAGGGCGGCCCGTTCCCGTACTCCGAGGACGGCGAGACCTTCCAGAACCGCGAGGGCGTCCTCCCCAGCGAGCCGTACGGCTTCTACCAGGAGTACACCGTCACCACCCCGGGCGCCGGCAACCGCAGCACCCGCCGGATCGTGACCGGCGAGGACGGGTCGGACTACTACACCTCCGACCACTACGAGTCGTTCTCGCTGATCGACTTCAGCTGCTGA
- a CDS encoding lasso peptide biosynthesis B2 protein, whose protein sequence is MSDLPTFAVPPLWVRAADFGHVLVLIDYRTGKIQGLLPAAAERFRQAARTGCLDPLSEQLASQLLDAKLLTPASAACPWPVTEAATATGSWGSAEFPAGATRPKPVSRPALINAAGAVAAVASIKAAGSRSTTMLRVVRTVHWASSTCRRPATLEQAAAAVFAVRAAGWCSPARTACLEESIAVVLLLAARRLAVTWCHGVAADPVRLHAWVQTEDGTPVAEPLSTRAYTPILTLGARHHRQP, encoded by the coding sequence GTGTCTGATCTCCCTACCTTCGCCGTTCCGCCACTGTGGGTCCGCGCTGCCGACTTCGGCCACGTCCTGGTCCTCATCGATTACCGCACCGGCAAGATCCAAGGCCTGCTGCCGGCGGCCGCCGAGCGCTTTCGCCAGGCAGCCCGAACCGGCTGCCTGGATCCGCTGTCCGAACAGCTCGCCTCCCAACTTCTGGACGCCAAACTCCTCACTCCTGCCTCTGCCGCCTGCCCGTGGCCGGTGACAGAGGCAGCGACAGCGACCGGGAGCTGGGGCAGTGCCGAGTTCCCCGCTGGTGCCACCCGCCCCAAGCCCGTTTCGCGCCCGGCCCTGATCAATGCCGCCGGGGCCGTGGCTGCCGTCGCCTCGATCAAGGCCGCAGGCAGCCGCAGCACCACGATGCTCCGCGTCGTCCGCACCGTCCACTGGGCCTCGTCAACCTGCCGTCGCCCGGCCACCCTCGAACAGGCGGCGGCTGCCGTATTTGCCGTCCGCGCCGCTGGCTGGTGCTCCCCGGCCCGCACCGCCTGCCTTGAGGAGTCCATCGCTGTCGTGTTGTTGCTGGCCGCCCGCCGGTTGGCCGTCACCTGGTGCCACGGCGTAGCCGCCGACCCCGTGCGGCTGCACGCCTGGGTGCAGACTGAGGACGGCACCCCGGTCGCCGAACCGCTCTCGACCCGCGCCTACACGCCCATCCTCACCCTCGGAGCCCGCCATCACCGCCAGCCCTGA
- the aceB gene encoding malate synthase A, whose translation MATDQGSVGAPAAPVVTVAGPRVPRAEEVLTPDAVAFVVGLHRAFEDRRQELLARRHTRRAEIARAGTLDFLPETAAIRAGDWRVAPAPRALQDRRVEITGPTDRKMVINALNSGAKIWLADFEDATSPTWQSVVSGQVNLIDAYEGRIDFTSPQGKEYKLKPAAELATVVVRPRGWHLDENHLMVDGVPVAGAFFDFGLYFFHNAKRLLAKGTEDPNSGPYFYLPKTESHLEARLWNDVFTHAQAKLGIPHGTIRATVLIETIMAAFEMDEILYELREHAAGLNAGRWDYLFSIVKNFRDAGEHYILPDRNSVGMTSPFMAAYARLLVQTCHRRGAHAIGGMAAFIPSRKDPEVNAAALGKVKADKEREAGLGFDGSWVAHPDLVPVARACFDAVLGERPNQKENPGPAEPVTAAELLDVAGAGGSCTEAGLQNAVAVGLRYCEAWLRGLGAVAIFNMMEDAATAEISRSQIWQWIHNGVVLADTGEKATAELARRLVAEELAAIEAESGAEVYAAGRWAEARDLFEQVSLAEDFVDFLTLPGYARLG comes from the coding sequence ATGGCTACAGACCAGGGATCCGTCGGCGCCCCCGCCGCTCCGGTCGTCACTGTCGCCGGCCCGCGCGTCCCCCGTGCGGAGGAGGTGCTCACGCCCGACGCTGTGGCCTTCGTGGTCGGCCTCCACCGGGCCTTCGAAGACCGTCGCCAGGAACTTCTCGCCCGCCGACACACCCGGCGCGCCGAGATCGCCAGGGCGGGCACCCTCGACTTCCTCCCCGAGACCGCCGCGATCCGCGCCGGCGACTGGCGGGTGGCCCCGGCGCCGCGGGCCCTGCAGGACCGCCGCGTCGAGATCACCGGCCCGACCGACCGCAAGATGGTGATCAACGCGCTCAACTCCGGCGCCAAGATCTGGCTGGCCGACTTCGAGGACGCCACCTCGCCCACCTGGCAGTCGGTGGTCTCGGGCCAGGTCAACCTGATCGACGCCTACGAGGGCCGGATCGACTTCACCTCGCCGCAGGGCAAGGAGTACAAGCTGAAGCCCGCCGCGGAGCTCGCCACCGTGGTGGTCCGCCCGCGCGGCTGGCACCTGGACGAGAACCACCTGATGGTGGACGGCGTACCGGTGGCCGGCGCGTTCTTCGACTTCGGCCTCTACTTCTTCCACAACGCGAAGCGGCTGCTGGCCAAGGGGACCGAGGACCCGAACTCCGGTCCCTACTTCTACCTCCCGAAGACCGAGAGCCACCTTGAGGCCCGGCTCTGGAACGACGTCTTCACCCACGCCCAGGCCAAGCTCGGCATCCCGCACGGCACCATCCGGGCCACCGTGCTGATCGAGACGATCATGGCCGCCTTCGAGATGGACGAGATCCTCTACGAGCTGCGCGAGCACGCCGCCGGTCTCAACGCGGGCCGCTGGGACTACCTCTTCTCGATCGTCAAGAACTTCCGCGACGCCGGCGAGCACTACATCCTGCCGGACCGCAACAGCGTCGGCATGACCTCCCCGTTCATGGCCGCCTACGCCCGGCTGCTGGTGCAGACCTGCCACCGGCGCGGCGCGCACGCGATCGGCGGGATGGCCGCCTTCATCCCCAGCCGCAAGGACCCCGAGGTCAACGCGGCCGCCCTGGGCAAGGTCAAGGCGGACAAGGAGCGCGAGGCCGGGCTCGGCTTCGACGGCTCCTGGGTCGCCCACCCCGACCTGGTCCCGGTCGCCCGCGCCTGCTTCGACGCGGTGCTCGGCGAGCGGCCGAACCAGAAGGAGAACCCGGGCCCCGCCGAGCCGGTGACGGCCGCCGAACTGCTCGACGTCGCCGGGGCGGGCGGCTCCTGCACCGAGGCCGGCCTGCAGAACGCGGTCGCCGTCGGTCTGCGCTACTGCGAGGCCTGGCTGCGCGGGCTCGGCGCGGTCGCGATCTTCAACATGATGGAGGACGCGGCCACCGCCGAGATCTCCCGCTCGCAGATCTGGCAGTGGATCCACAACGGCGTGGTGCTCGCCGACACCGGCGAGAAGGCCACCGCCGAGCTGGCCCGCCGCCTGGTCGCCGAGGAACTGGCGGCGATCGAGGCCGAGTCGGGCGCCGAGGTGTACGCGGCCGGCCGGTGGGCCGAGGCGCGCGACCTCTTCGAGCAGGTGTCGCTCGCCGAGGACTTCGTCGACTTCCTGACGCTGCCAGGCTACGCACGGCTCGGCTGA
- a CDS encoding glycoside hydrolase family 16 protein, with protein sequence MIPSATPARLGILAGALGLIAVPMVGQANALTSTLASGGAPTVTQDRLTPTTATAGAATSAALTLHAGSCFTAKTVGVGVRDAAGNNLDFPGNRANQRICPSGLSLTTGARTFASGTYSVFGFYQDQAGAWHNLPAQSLTVSANAGAGGGGSAGGSGSGTGTSPVTPPAAPSAPTGSPVPGKALTWSDEFNGPLDSTKWNDSTTTSYKYGSHNPDDNKLDWITPSDVAVANGTATFTAQPSSHTLENGKQAWTTGLLTTEGSQQGFKVKTGDYAEARVQLPSAPGAWPALWTWANGGSEIDSFEYHPDNPNLLELTNHVNSAQKYYTDANAVKPGQWVTIGTYYGATSVDYYVNGVKVFSDNTGVGANWSAYLILNLSISAGQYHPAPSGSAPISFAADYVRVYR encoded by the coding sequence GTGATCCCTTCCGCCACCCCTGCCCGCCTCGGCATCCTCGCCGGCGCCCTCGGCCTGATCGCCGTGCCCATGGTCGGCCAGGCGAACGCCCTGACCTCGACCCTGGCGTCCGGCGGCGCGCCCACCGTCACCCAGGACCGGCTGACCCCGACCACCGCCACCGCCGGCGCGGCCACCAGCGCCGCCCTGACGCTGCACGCGGGCTCCTGCTTCACCGCGAAGACGGTGGGCGTGGGCGTGCGCGACGCCGCAGGGAACAACCTCGACTTCCCCGGGAACCGCGCCAACCAGCGGATCTGCCCGAGCGGCCTGTCGCTCACCACCGGCGCGCGGACCTTCGCGAGCGGGACGTACAGCGTCTTCGGCTTCTACCAGGACCAGGCGGGCGCCTGGCACAACCTGCCCGCGCAGAGCCTGACGGTGTCCGCGAACGCCGGCGCGGGTGGCGGCGGCAGCGCGGGCGGCAGCGGGAGCGGCACCGGCACCTCCCCGGTCACCCCGCCCGCCGCCCCGTCCGCCCCCACCGGCTCACCCGTCCCCGGCAAGGCGCTGACCTGGTCCGACGAGTTCAACGGCCCGCTCGACAGCACGAAGTGGAACGACAGCACCACCACCTCGTACAAGTACGGCAGCCACAACCCGGACGACAACAAGCTCGACTGGATCACCCCCTCCGACGTCGCGGTGGCGAACGGCACGGCCACCTTCACCGCCCAGCCCTCCAGTCACACCCTGGAGAACGGCAAGCAGGCGTGGACCACCGGCCTGCTCACCACCGAGGGCAGCCAGCAGGGCTTCAAGGTGAAGACCGGCGACTACGCCGAGGCCCGGGTGCAGCTGCCGTCCGCACCCGGCGCCTGGCCGGCGCTGTGGACCTGGGCGAACGGCGGCAGCGAGATCGACTCCTTCGAGTACCACCCGGACAACCCGAACCTGCTGGAGCTGACCAACCACGTCAACTCCGCGCAGAAGTACTACACCGACGCGAACGCGGTGAAGCCCGGCCAGTGGGTGACCATCGGCACCTACTACGGCGCCACCTCCGTCGACTACTACGTCAACGGCGTCAAGGTCTTCTCCGACAACACCGGCGTCGGTGCCAACTGGTCGGCCTACCTGATCCTCAACCTGTCGATCAGCGCCGGCCAGTACCACCCGGCCCCGAGCGGTTCCGCCCCGATCAGCTTCGCGGCGGACTACGTGCGGGTCTACCGCTAG
- a CDS encoding albusnodin/ikarugamycin family macrolactam cyclase, with product MILGGFSTANAIGPRPQGASAACSRSWRLGEGTLRALTGRTGRSVLVAGRCGVSDFELSLLAESALPVDVAWRWSGAYAVIEETDAAVVIHTDPAAAQPVYATRWESGWVWSTSARLLAALTGASIDTQRLACAVFLPSVPALAAGRTFFDGVRQLPPGARVELPANGTTWRVTTQWRPDPVPGWLPDLRLYDALAAAVALQMTADPALSCDLSGGLDSTSIALLAATALPTGRRLNAITIHPNGDLGGADLRHARLAASRYPHRIDHHLLPLTERHLPYTAISEVPATDEPAPSTLTQARLTGQLDWMRDVLGTRTHLTGDGGDSVLFQPPIHLADLLRHRRLRRAAGEAIGWARLRHTSVGPLLWGAARATRTGRSQALATLAASIGTRGRDDHGLVVWFPLLAHPAWAAPSAARLVTEAAGQAAAEADPLQGLDFSVRTLVDEIREVARTAAADTQLAAASGVELHNPFLDPLVVDAVLTTPLDRRPALHAYKPVLARAMSGLLPAETAARTTKGSFDADHYTGLRTNLAELSALADGYLAALGLLQPGRFRKHLAQAAAGLPMPLATLEQALTVEAWLIAHHRDPAPDWIRTPARPEPCV from the coding sequence ATGATCCTCGGAGGATTCAGCACTGCCAACGCCATCGGCCCTCGCCCGCAGGGGGCGAGCGCGGCCTGCTCGCGGAGTTGGCGGCTCGGCGAAGGAACCTTGCGAGCCCTGACCGGCCGCACCGGCCGGAGCGTGCTGGTGGCCGGCCGGTGCGGCGTGAGCGACTTCGAACTGTCCTTGCTGGCCGAGTCCGCCCTACCGGTTGACGTGGCCTGGCGTTGGTCCGGTGCCTACGCCGTCATTGAGGAGACCGATGCTGCGGTGGTAATCCACACGGACCCGGCCGCCGCTCAGCCGGTCTACGCGACCCGCTGGGAAAGCGGCTGGGTCTGGTCCACCTCTGCTCGACTGCTGGCAGCCCTCACCGGGGCGTCGATCGACACGCAGCGCCTGGCCTGCGCTGTGTTCCTTCCCTCGGTGCCCGCCCTGGCCGCTGGTCGTACATTCTTCGACGGCGTGCGACAGCTTCCGCCCGGGGCACGGGTCGAACTGCCGGCCAACGGCACCACCTGGCGCGTCACCACCCAGTGGCGGCCGGACCCGGTGCCCGGATGGTTGCCCGATCTTCGACTGTACGACGCCTTGGCCGCCGCGGTCGCCCTGCAGATGACTGCCGACCCGGCGCTGTCGTGTGACCTGTCCGGTGGATTGGATTCCACCAGCATTGCACTGCTGGCTGCCACAGCCCTTCCAACCGGTCGGCGGCTGAACGCAATCACCATCCACCCCAATGGGGACCTCGGCGGAGCCGATCTCCGCCATGCCCGCTTGGCCGCCAGCCGCTACCCGCACCGGATCGACCACCATCTGCTGCCGCTGACCGAACGGCACCTTCCCTACACCGCGATCTCGGAGGTGCCCGCGACCGACGAACCGGCGCCCTCGACACTCACCCAGGCCAGGCTGACTGGCCAACTGGATTGGATGCGGGACGTACTGGGCACTCGTACCCACCTGACAGGCGATGGCGGCGACAGCGTCCTGTTCCAGCCTCCGATCCATTTGGCCGACCTGCTCCGCCATCGCCGCCTTCGCCGTGCAGCGGGCGAGGCCATTGGCTGGGCTCGCCTGCGCCACACCTCGGTCGGCCCATTGCTGTGGGGAGCCGCCCGTGCCACTCGTACCGGCCGCAGCCAAGCCCTTGCAACCCTCGCCGCTTCAATCGGGACGCGGGGGCGCGACGATCACGGCCTGGTGGTCTGGTTCCCGCTGCTGGCGCATCCGGCCTGGGCCGCTCCGTCGGCCGCCCGTCTTGTCACGGAGGCCGCCGGACAGGCCGCTGCCGAGGCCGATCCCTTGCAGGGCCTGGACTTCTCGGTGCGGACGCTGGTGGACGAGATCCGCGAGGTCGCCCGGACCGCCGCAGCCGATACCCAGCTGGCCGCCGCCTCGGGCGTTGAGTTGCACAATCCGTTCCTCGACCCGCTGGTGGTGGATGCGGTGCTGACCACCCCGCTCGACCGCCGACCCGCCCTGCACGCCTACAAGCCGGTCCTGGCCCGCGCGATGTCCGGTCTGCTGCCTGCCGAGACCGCCGCTCGCACGACCAAGGGCAGCTTCGACGCTGACCACTACACCGGGTTGCGAACCAATCTCGCAGAGCTGTCCGCCCTCGCCGATGGCTACCTGGCGGCCCTTGGCCTGCTTCAACCCGGCCGGTTCCGCAAGCACTTGGCCCAGGCGGCCGCAGGCCTGCCGATGCCGCTCGCCACCCTCGAACAGGCTCTCACCGTGGAAGCGTGGTTGATCGCCCATCACCGCGACCCCGCGCCTGATTGGATCCGAACTCCGGCAAGGCCCGAACCCTGTGTCTGA
- a CDS encoding gamma-glutamylcyclotransferase, with protein sequence MVRMFLNGQAMRGGEFHPLLGDSPFLGVVRTAPGHRFFSIRDVCPGLLPDPKADTAIEGELYEVTLEFLRDVLLPGEPPELEFGVIELADGSACFSMVLARGELERGAHREITGFGGWRAYLATLGRAF encoded by the coding sequence ATGGTCCGGATGTTCCTCAACGGCCAGGCGATGCGCGGCGGCGAGTTCCACCCGCTGCTCGGCGACTCGCCGTTCCTCGGCGTGGTCCGCACCGCGCCCGGCCACCGCTTCTTCTCCATCCGCGACGTCTGCCCCGGGCTGCTGCCCGACCCGAAGGCGGACACCGCGATCGAGGGCGAGCTGTACGAGGTGACCCTGGAGTTCCTGCGCGACGTGCTGCTCCCCGGTGAGCCGCCCGAGTTGGAGTTCGGCGTGATCGAGCTGGCGGATGGCAGCGCCTGCTTCTCGATGGTGCTCGCCCGCGGCGAGTTGGAGCGCGGAGCGCACCGTGAGATCACCGGATTCGGCGGCTGGCGCGCCTACCTGGCCACGCTGGGGCGCGCCTTCTAG
- a CDS encoding GNAT family N-acetyltransferase, with amino-acid sequence MWVGTDTCALGPYRADLVETYWRWEQDPVLLVGYGRQQPESLEARTEGMAHQLRGDNIRFTIYELTGDGPTPVGVATLLPDQAVRTAEYVVMLAPEARGKGLGTAATRLVLDYAFHITNLRMVWLKVLAPNKGGVRAYEKAGFRPAGMLREAGYWLGRVCDELIMDALAAQFAGPSVIAPLLPE; translated from the coding sequence CTGTGGGTCGGCACCGACACCTGCGCGCTCGGCCCCTACCGTGCCGACCTCGTGGAGACCTACTGGCGGTGGGAGCAGGACCCCGTGCTCCTGGTCGGCTACGGTCGCCAGCAGCCCGAGTCACTGGAGGCCCGCACCGAGGGCATGGCCCACCAACTCCGTGGTGACAACATCCGGTTCACCATCTACGAACTGACAGGGGACGGCCCAACCCCGGTCGGGGTCGCCACCCTGCTGCCCGACCAGGCCGTCCGCACCGCCGAGTACGTCGTGATGCTCGCCCCCGAAGCCCGTGGCAAGGGCTTGGGCACGGCCGCCACCCGCCTCGTGCTCGACTACGCCTTCCACATCACCAACCTGCGGATGGTCTGGCTCAAGGTCCTCGCCCCGAACAAGGGTGGCGTCCGCGCCTACGAGAAGGCGGGTTTCCGCCCCGCCGGGATGCTCCGCGAGGCCGGCTACTGGCTCGGCCGGGTCTGCGACGAGCTGATCATGGACGCGCTCGCCGCTCAGTTCGCCGGTCCCTCGGTCATCGCGCCGCTGCTGCCCGAGTAG